One window of the Pedobacter ginsengisoli genome contains the following:
- a CDS encoding sulfite exporter TauE/SafE family protein, whose amino-acid sequence MSIRENQIRIAVTNKLQEKKWKRIAYICLFILAILFIGIAIYTNFTYQDAVAFGQDLYSQLDDKFLWMLLVGFMAQLVDGALGMGYGVISTTLLLSGGLNPAVISGSIHTAEMFSSGASGFSHYRFGNVNKKLFKTLLIPGVLGAIAGALLLGYAGEEFSVWIRPVISIYTLLLGIRILTNAFKEKQKPQKVKRAGWLAGAGGFLDSFGGGGWGPLVTSTLISKGRTPKYVIGSVSLTEFFVTMASAVTFFFILGVSHWQSILGLILGGVVAAPLAARLVGKLPIKKMFIGVGIIVIISSVRIIWMFIDKLT is encoded by the coding sequence ATGAGTATACGCGAAAACCAGATCAGAATAGCCGTTACTAATAAATTGCAAGAGAAAAAATGGAAGCGCATAGCTTATATATGCCTCTTTATATTAGCTATCCTATTTATTGGTATAGCAATCTATACAAATTTCACTTATCAGGATGCTGTGGCATTTGGTCAGGATTTATACTCACAACTCGACGATAAGTTCTTATGGATGCTTCTTGTTGGTTTTATGGCTCAACTGGTTGATGGAGCTTTAGGAATGGGTTACGGAGTAATTTCTACTACCCTACTGCTGTCAGGTGGTTTAAATCCTGCAGTTATTTCAGGTAGTATCCATACAGCCGAAATGTTCTCTAGTGGGGCATCGGGTTTTAGTCATTATCGTTTTGGTAATGTAAATAAAAAACTCTTTAAAACATTATTGATCCCTGGGGTATTGGGGGCAATTGCGGGAGCACTATTATTGGGATATGCTGGCGAAGAGTTTTCAGTATGGATAAGGCCTGTAATTTCTATTTACACGTTGTTATTGGGAATAAGAATATTAACTAATGCCTTTAAAGAAAAACAGAAGCCTCAAAAGGTAAAGCGTGCAGGGTGGTTAGCCGGAGCCGGAGGTTTTCTTGATTCATTCGGAGGTGGTGGTTGGGGTCCCCTGGTTACCTCTACCCTTATTTCAAAAGGCCGTACACCTAAATACGTAATCGGGTCAGTAAGCTTAACAGAATTTTTTGTAACAATGGCAAGTGCTGTTACATTCTTTTTTATTCTTGGAGTAAGTCACTGGCAATCAATATTAGGATTAATTTTAGGTGGAGTTGTAGCTGCGCCTTTAGCCGCTCGTTTAGTAGGCAAACTTCCAATTAAAAAAATGTTTATAGGGGTTGGTATTATAGTAATTATATCAAGCGTACGTATAATTTGGATGTTTATAGATAAGTTAACTTAA
- a CDS encoding galactokinase has protein sequence MKAELTNKFFEKYEQQPTAHYFTPGRVNLIGEHIDYNGGLVMPCAVTLGTWLIIAPNNDNVIRFTSLNFEETAEIELKPSYTKTGPEWFNYPLGVFNEILKKHTIPTGLDLLFFGNIPVGSGLSSSASIEVIMAYALNDYFKLGYEKIELPLLAQKVENEFIGVNCGIMDQFAVAFGETDKAIVLNCDTLKYKIVDCNLGDYSLAIINTNKPRKLAESKYNERVSECQTALAQLNQEIKLNNLCELTAEKFALHSHLITDETVLKRATHVIKENDRVNLASKALNEGNLAEFGRLMYASHQSLKDLYEVTGVELDTVVDFCSDYEYVIGSRMTGAGFGGCAIALLKKGKEEDFSKQLTDYYVERVGYPASIYISEIGNGASVI, from the coding sequence ATGAAAGCGGAATTAACCAATAAATTCTTTGAAAAGTATGAACAACAACCAACAGCACATTATTTTACTCCAGGTCGCGTAAACTTAATTGGCGAACATATAGATTACAATGGTGGTTTGGTAATGCCTTGTGCGGTTACTTTAGGAACCTGGTTAATTATAGCACCCAATAACGATAACGTAATCAGATTTACAAGTTTGAATTTTGAAGAAACTGCAGAAATTGAACTAAAACCATCATATACTAAAACCGGACCTGAATGGTTTAATTATCCTCTAGGTGTTTTCAATGAGATTTTAAAGAAACATACAATTCCAACAGGTTTAGATTTATTGTTTTTTGGCAATATTCCAGTAGGTTCTGGTTTATCTTCTTCTGCTTCTATTGAAGTGATAATGGCTTATGCTTTAAATGATTACTTTAAATTAGGTTACGAAAAAATTGAGTTACCACTATTAGCTCAGAAGGTTGAAAATGAATTTATAGGAGTTAATTGTGGAATCATGGATCAGTTTGCTGTTGCTTTCGGTGAAACTGATAAAGCAATTGTGTTAAACTGTGATACATTAAAATATAAAATAGTTGACTGTAATCTTGGTGATTATTCTTTGGCTATTATCAATACCAATAAACCTCGTAAATTAGCTGAATCTAAATACAACGAAAGAGTATCAGAATGTCAGACAGCCTTAGCTCAATTAAATCAAGAAATTAAGCTTAATAACTTATGCGAACTAACAGCAGAAAAGTTTGCCTTACATAGCCACCTTATTACCGATGAAACTGTTTTGAAAAGAGCAACTCACGTTATTAAAGAAAATGACAGGGTGAATTTAGCTTCAAAGGCATTAAATGAGGGAAACTTAGCTGAGTTCGGACGCTTGATGTATGCTTCTCACCAATCACTAAAAGATCTATACGAGGTAACTGGAGTAGAACTTGATACAGTGGTAGATTTTTGTTCTGATTATGAGTATGTTATTGGTTCCCGTATGACAGGTGCAGGTTTTGGAGGTTGTGCTATTGCCTTACTTAAAAAAGGTAAGGAAGAAGATTTTTCAAAACAACTTACAGACTATTATGTAGAGCGTGTTGGCTACCCTGCCTCAATTTATATTAGTGAAATTGGCAACGGAGCTTCTGTTATTTAA
- a CDS encoding aldose epimerase family protein — protein MKTKLIKTGKIIDGKEILAIELTNTKGTYVKIYNYGAIISKFIVTNKNGEKQDIVLGFEDFDQYTSEEYLANYPYLGAVIGRYANRIKNGRFTIDGEIYQLSQARGGDCLHGGDIGYDKRVWDVLSTIDPSATLQYVSPDGEENFPGNLTIQLTFKLTDEDELILDFKATTDKATAINLTHHGYFNLNPAGGSIAKHHHRMPASYYLEQDENYVVTGKLIPVEGTHHDFLGGKEFGRDWDPEEGYDQTYVLDKEYGELTLASETTEETGGLKLSVYSTEPIAHIYTAKYLNVKHGKEGRNYEPYGAFCVETQHHPNGINIPEFPSTVLRPGETYTQTTIYKVEHA, from the coding sequence ATGAAGACTAAACTGATAAAGACTGGTAAAATTATTGATGGCAAAGAGATACTTGCCATTGAGTTAACAAATACCAAAGGAACCTACGTTAAAATATACAATTATGGGGCTATAATAAGTAAATTTATAGTAACCAATAAAAATGGCGAAAAACAGGATATCGTATTGGGATTTGAGGATTTTGACCAATATACAAGCGAAGAATATTTAGCAAATTATCCTTATTTGGGAGCCGTAATTGGCAGATACGCCAATCGTATAAAAAATGGAAGATTTACAATTGACGGAGAGATATATCAATTGTCGCAAGCCAGGGGAGGAGATTGTTTACATGGTGGCGATATAGGCTATGACAAGAGAGTATGGGACGTTTTATCTACTATAGATCCAAGCGCAACACTTCAATATGTAAGTCCGGATGGCGAAGAAAACTTCCCTGGAAATCTTACTATTCAATTAACTTTTAAATTAACAGATGAGGATGAATTGATTCTTGATTTTAAGGCAACGACTGATAAAGCGACCGCTATTAATTTAACACATCATGGGTATTTTAATCTTAACCCAGCTGGTGGCTCAATTGCTAAACATCACCACAGAATGCCCGCCAGCTATTACCTTGAACAGGATGAGAACTATGTAGTAACAGGAAAACTTATTCCGGTAGAAGGAACTCATCATGATTTTTTAGGTGGTAAAGAATTTGGGAGAGACTGGGATCCGGAAGAGGGATATGATCAGACCTATGTACTTGATAAAGAATATGGTGAGCTTACGTTAGCTTCTGAAACAACAGAAGAGACCGGAGGCTTAAAATTATCTGTTTATTCAACTGAACCGATTGCCCATATTTATACAGCTAAATACCTTAATGTAAAACATGGGAAAGAGGGAAGAAATTATGAACCATATGGAGCTTTTTGTGTTGAAACACAGCATCATCCGAATGGGATAAATATCCCTGAATTTCCAAGTACAGTATTGAGACCTGGTGAAACTTATACTCAAACTACTATTTATAAAGTAGAACATGCATAA
- a CDS encoding coproporphyrinogen III oxidase: protein MKKLILSLAFAGSIIIATSACNSTKNVSGTNDSTAVDTTIKSVDTSKTMPTDTTKLPPDTTVKP, encoded by the coding sequence ATGAAAAAGTTAATTTTAAGTCTTGCTTTTGCGGGCTCTATAATAATAGCCACTTCAGCATGCAATTCAACAAAGAATGTATCGGGTACTAATGACAGTACAGCGGTAGATACAACAATAAAATCTGTAGATACCAGTAAAACTATGCCGACCGATACCACCAAATTACCACCTGATACAACTGTAAAACCTTAG
- a CDS encoding phosphoribosylpyrophosphate synthetase: protein MYIYDTLTAAVSDLEKRGYEYDFTLSADFIECKSIDIKLMPEEFEIDEFYRFEGMTDPDDSAVIYAISSPVGNLRGVLIDAYGVYAENVSPELLDKLKMHH from the coding sequence ATGTATATATATGATACCCTAACAGCTGCAGTATCTGACCTTGAAAAACGAGGTTATGAATACGATTTTACCCTTAGCGCCGATTTTATTGAATGCAAATCAATTGATATAAAATTGATGCCAGAAGAGTTTGAGATTGATGAATTCTACAGATTTGAAGGAATGACAGATCCGGATGACAGTGCTGTAATTTACGCCATATCATCGCCGGTTGGCAATTTAAGAGGGGTATTAATTGATGCTTATGGGGTATATGCCGAAAATGTTTCTCCTGAATTACTTGATAAATTAAAAATGCATCATTAA
- a CDS encoding helix-turn-helix domain-containing protein, whose translation MNIRKLILQGEGTTLDFKKTITNNEKIAKSLVAFANNKGGQLLIGVADDGSIKGVKSEDEERYMITKSAHQFCKPAIEPEFEEIYVDDKLVLVVKIAESDTKPHYALDENKKWWVYYRVNDKSILASKIIVDVIKKSSKSEANLITYTEQEKKLFEHLSQEGRITLKQFSKLTRSSYRQAQKILVSLIISGVIKPNTSEKEEFFTTV comes from the coding sequence ATGAATATCAGGAAACTAATTTTGCAGGGCGAAGGAACTACACTCGATTTCAAAAAGACAATTACAAACAATGAAAAGATTGCGAAAAGTCTGGTCGCATTTGCTAATAACAAAGGCGGACAATTACTTATTGGTGTAGCTGATGATGGTAGTATTAAAGGTGTAAAATCTGAAGATGAGGAGCGGTATATGATCACCAAGTCTGCACACCAGTTTTGTAAACCGGCAATAGAACCTGAATTTGAAGAAATTTATGTTGATGATAAGCTTGTTTTGGTAGTTAAAATTGCAGAAAGTGATACTAAGCCTCATTATGCGCTAGATGAAAATAAAAAATGGTGGGTTTATTATAGGGTTAATGATAAAAGCATTTTAGCCAGTAAGATCATTGTTGACGTGATCAAAAAAAGTAGCAAATCTGAAGCAAATCTGATTACTTACACTGAGCAGGAAAAGAAACTGTTTGAACATCTTAGTCAGGAAGGCCGTATAACTCTGAAACAATTCAGTAAACTTACACGCAGTTCTTACAGGCAGGCCCAAAAAATATTGGTAAGCTTAATTATAAGTGGTGTTATAAAACCCAACACATCAGAAAAGGAGGAGTTTTTTACAACAGTATAA
- a CDS encoding DUF4442 domain-containing protein, translating into MVVSEKTLKWGLCLYPPMLFQRIWVKKFHKGFRGVDVKINKSIFNKNYNGSIFGGTIYAATDPFYALLFDQLLQRQGFKVRVWLKSASIQYLKPGRGNLYFTISVTDDMLNDAIEALNTSGKFVKAYPMEITNAEGEICATVLNEVYVRNLHQGEQPRIAY; encoded by the coding sequence ATGGTTGTATCAGAGAAAACCCTCAAATGGGGCTTGTGTTTATACCCTCCCATGCTGTTTCAGCGTATATGGGTGAAAAAATTTCATAAAGGATTTAGAGGTGTCGATGTAAAGATTAATAAAAGCATTTTCAACAAAAATTATAATGGTTCTATATTTGGCGGCACAATATATGCAGCAACCGATCCATTTTACGCTTTACTTTTTGATCAGCTACTTCAAAGACAAGGATTTAAAGTAAGGGTTTGGTTGAAAAGCGCTTCAATACAATATCTAAAACCGGGAAGGGGCAATTTATATTTTACTATATCCGTTACAGATGATATGCTAAACGATGCAATTGAAGCTTTAAATACTTCGGGGAAATTTGTAAAAGCTTATCCAATGGAAATAACCAATGCCGAGGGCGAAATATGTGCAACAGTTCTAAACGAAGTCTATGTTCGTAACCTTCATCAGGGAGAGCAACCAAGAATAGCTTATTAA
- a CDS encoding RNA methyltransferase codes for MKKLKLDELNRVGIDEFKEQEKLPVIVVLDNVRSMHNIGSVFRTADGFAIEKLYLCGITAQPPHREIEKTALGATQSVEWVHFETTLDAVASLKKDGYRVIGIEQAAGSIMLNTYKPGLSEKYALIFGNEVNGVSDEVMGQIDECIEIPQFGTKHSFNIVISAGIVLWDFFAKLRL; via the coding sequence ATGAAGAAGCTAAAATTAGATGAGCTAAACCGTGTTGGTATTGATGAATTTAAAGAACAAGAGAAACTGCCTGTAATTGTGGTACTCGATAATGTGCGCAGTATGCATAATATCGGCTCTGTTTTTAGAACTGCAGATGGTTTTGCTATCGAAAAATTATATCTGTGCGGAATTACGGCCCAGCCTCCGCACAGAGAAATTGAAAAAACTGCACTTGGTGCTACACAATCTGTAGAGTGGGTTCACTTTGAAACTACTCTTGATGCTGTCGCTTCATTAAAAAAAGATGGTTATCGAGTTATTGGAATAGAGCAAGCTGCCGGAAGTATAATGTTAAATACATATAAGCCAGGGCTCTCGGAAAAGTATGCCTTGATTTTTGGTAATGAAGTTAATGGTGTAAGTGATGAGGTAATGGGTCAGATAGATGAATGTATCGAAATTCCTCAATTTGGCACAAAACATTCTTTTAATATTGTAATCTCAGCCGGTATTGTGCTATGGGATTTCTTTGCTAAATTAAGGCTATAA
- a CDS encoding MATE family efflux transporter, translating into MLNTLYSKYKPYYSDNLRLALPIVVSQLGHTLAHLADSVIVGHFAGTIQLAAVSLVNSLFMLILVLGMGLAYGLTPLIAQENGRKNYDECGKLLSNSLIINFFISLLLYGFVHLGTLLVIDHIGQAPEVVAYAKPYLGLLGFSIIPLMIFQTFKQFAEGLGFTKQAMFVSIWGNVINIVLGVVFVKGMFGITPMGVKGVGLSTLIDRTVMAIVMSIYVMRSPVFKVYVKQFKISFFDKVRAFKIVKIGAPVALQYSFEISAFSGAAILIGTIGAIEQAAHQVAINLASITYMMASGIASAATIKTGNNFGKNNFKDLRQSAIASYHVIILFMTITALFFVLANNLLPFLYTEDNAVISIAAQLLIIAGFFQLFDGTQVVGLGVLRGIGDVNIPTVITFIAYWIIGIPLGYFLGIKLEMGVNGIWYGLTFGLLTASILLFIRFQTKTRVLLSTISG; encoded by the coding sequence ATGTTGAATACCTTATACTCAAAGTACAAACCTTATTATTCTGATAATTTACGATTGGCATTGCCCATAGTAGTTTCTCAGCTGGGGCATACACTTGCACATCTTGCAGATAGTGTTATTGTTGGTCATTTTGCAGGTACAATTCAACTGGCGGCTGTATCGTTAGTAAACAGTTTGTTTATGCTCATCCTTGTTTTAGGTATGGGATTGGCTTATGGGTTAACCCCTTTAATAGCCCAGGAAAATGGACGTAAAAATTACGATGAATGTGGTAAGCTGCTTTCCAACAGTTTAATTATAAATTTCTTCATTTCTTTACTCCTTTATGGGTTTGTTCATTTAGGGACTTTATTGGTTATAGATCATATTGGCCAGGCACCTGAGGTAGTTGCGTATGCAAAACCATATCTTGGATTGCTTGGTTTTTCTATTATCCCGTTAATGATATTTCAAACTTTCAAACAATTTGCAGAAGGTTTAGGCTTTACAAAACAAGCTATGTTTGTGTCCATATGGGGCAATGTAATTAATATAGTTTTGGGTGTTGTTTTTGTTAAGGGGATGTTTGGAATAACTCCTATGGGGGTAAAAGGTGTTGGTTTAAGTACCTTAATAGATCGTACAGTTATGGCCATTGTAATGTCTATATATGTTATGCGATCTCCTGTTTTTAAGGTGTATGTTAAGCAATTTAAAATTAGCTTTTTTGATAAAGTAAGGGCATTTAAAATTGTGAAGATCGGGGCTCCGGTTGCATTGCAATATTCTTTTGAAATTAGCGCATTTAGTGGTGCTGCTATACTTATAGGAACCATTGGAGCTATTGAACAAGCGGCACATCAGGTAGCTATAAACCTCGCTTCTATTACCTATATGATGGCCAGTGGAATTGCTTCTGCAGCTACCATCAAAACAGGCAATAACTTTGGAAAAAATAACTTTAAAGATCTCAGACAATCGGCAATTGCAAGTTACCATGTAATAATATTGTTTATGACAATTACTGCCTTGTTTTTTGTTTTGGCAAATAACCTGCTTCCCTTCCTTTATACAGAAGATAATGCTGTAATTAGTATTGCTGCTCAGTTACTTATTATTGCTGGTTTTTTTCAGTTATTTGATGGTACACAGGTTGTGGGTTTAGGAGTTTTAAGAGGTATCGGAGATGTGAATATTCCGACCGTTATTACCTTTATTGCTTATTGGATAATTGGTATTCCTTTGGGTTACTTTCTGGGGATAAAACTGGAAATGGGTGTTAATGGTATTTGGTATGGCTTAACATTTGGATTGCTTACTGCCTCTATCCTACTGTTTATTAGATTTCAAACCAAAACAAGGGTCTTGCTATCCACAATCAGCGGCTAA
- a CDS encoding fasciclin domain-containing protein, protein MKKQFLNLTAGIALLAMVTACNSSKTTDTTNDSSIMDTSAADTAMATVESGVKVGGAMMVPSKNIVENALGSSDHTTLVAAVKAAGLVETLSGTGPFTVFAPTNEAFAKLPAGAVDNLLKPAMKKDLTSVLTYHVVAGSYKSSDLKNGMELTTVQGQKIKLTEKDGTWWVNDAKITIPDVISSNGVTYVIDGVLMPKK, encoded by the coding sequence ATGAAAAAGCAATTTTTAAATTTAACCGCAGGTATTGCATTACTGGCTATGGTTACTGCTTGTAACTCTTCTAAAACTACCGACACAACAAATGATAGTTCAATAATGGATACATCAGCTGCAGACACAGCTATGGCGACTGTTGAAAGTGGTGTTAAGGTTGGCGGTGCAATGATGGTTCCTTCTAAAAATATTGTAGAAAATGCTCTGGGATCAAGCGACCATACTACTTTGGTTGCAGCGGTAAAGGCAGCCGGATTAGTTGAAACATTAAGTGGAACAGGGCCATTTACTGTATTTGCACCTACAAATGAGGCATTTGCTAAATTACCTGCCGGTGCGGTTGATAATTTATTGAAACCAGCGATGAAAAAGGACCTAACCAGTGTGTTAACATATCATGTGGTTGCTGGAAGCTATAAATCGTCTGATTTAAAAAATGGAATGGAACTTACAACTGTTCAGGGTCAGAAAATTAAGTTAACTGAAAAAGACGGCACATGGTGGGTAAATGATGCTAAAATTACTATTCCTGATGTAATTTCAAGCAATGGCGTAACCTACGTAATAGATGGTGTTTTAATGCCAAAGAAATAA